The sequence TTTGACTTTTTTTTGTTCTTCATTTGCTTCTTTTTCTTCAACGATTCTTAAAACTTTATTACCATCTTTTATTACTCTACCATAGCTAAATGGGTTTTCAAAGATAGCAGATAAGATAATGCCATCAGCATTTTCATTTTTATAAAGATTATAGAAATCTATTAAAGTTTGTTTTCTAATTAAAGGAATATCCCCATTGATTATTAAAACATCTCCATCATAATCTTTTATTTTTGGAATAGCTTGTTTTACTGCATGTCCTGTTCCTAATTGTTCTTCTTGAACAACATAACTTACATCATTTCCTAAAACTTCTAAAACCTTTTCTCTTTTATGTCCAAGTATTAAAATATTTTCTTCAACATCAAGAGTATTTAAAGCATCTATGATTCTAACAATCATAGGTTTTCCATGTGCTAGATGAACAACTTTTGGTAAATCAGATTTCATTCTTGTTCCTTTTCCAGCAGCCATAATAATTGATTTCATTTTTCCTCCATTATTTTGTTAAATTTTCATATGCATCATTTATTTCTTTCATTTTATTTTCATGATATTTTTTCTCACTATCAGATGAATTAACAAATCTATCTGGGTGGTGTTCTTTTGCAAGTTTACGATATGCTTTTTTTATCTCATCTTGGCTTGCACCTCTACTTACACCTAAAATAGAATAGTATTTGCTTTTATCAGTTGTGTATGTGCTAGAAGTATTTCTTTGATAACTACTACCACTATTTTGACTGCTATATCCACCATAAGTGCTTCCACTAGTACCTGTTGTACCTTGACCAAAACCTCCACCAAAGAAAGTTCTAAAAAACTCTTCTGCTTCTTCTCTACTATTGAATGTTCCACCATAAGTTCTATTTGTTGAACCAGAGCTTCCATTGCTTCTGTATGAGTTAAAGAAGTCATCATCAGTTCTTCTATATGTTCTTGAATATGTGGAACCATTTCCTCTGTTTTTATTTGAAAGTAATTTGCTAACAAACCATATAGGTAAAATTATCCAAAAATATTTCACTGCTATCCACCCTAAAAAATAAATTAAAAGTCCTAAAATAATCAATGGAGGAAGTATCTTAAAAGTATTTTCAATTCCAAAACCTGCTACTAATATAAAAAATAATATTAGTAAAGGTACTAACATAACTTCCACTAAATCACCTCTTTACTTTATATATTAAGTAAATTCTCACATTATAAATTTTAAATCTTATTTTAATTTTTATAAAATCTACTACTAATTATACCATATACAAAGTTTTTTTTACAAATAAAAAAAGACTATCACAAATAAAAATGTATAAAAAATAATTTATTACTTTGCAATAGTCTTTAATAAAATTTTTTATTTAATAT is a genomic window of Fusobacterium nucleatum containing:
- a CDS encoding J domain-containing protein; this encodes MEVMLVPLLILFFILVAGFGIENTFKILPPLIILGLLIYFLGWIAVKYFWIILPIWFVSKLLSNKNRGNGSTYSRTYRRTDDDFFNSYRSNGSSGSTNRTYGGTFNSREEAEEFFRTFFGGGFGQGTTGTSGSTYGGYSSQNSGSSYQRNTSSTYTTDKSKYYSILGVSRGASQDEIKKAYRKLAKEHHPDRFVNSSDSEKKYHENKMKEINDAYENLTK